One window of the Leptospira koniambonensis genome contains the following:
- a CDS encoding SpoIIE family protein phosphatase, which produces MEASILFSHHASGVFSLFLLTFVLSGFLVFNKHRSLPTYYLILMYLGYGTMFFGYFLSYSIFSPLAAYHRYLTVFVIFGIVGFIGFCYHFPRNIYPRESKIIIPLSLVIALAAWIHFILKTAGMEKIYLFSAHHYSFDFGKEASFAILLCFIISTVILIRKIIYFSRYTGIFQRWNTAVSSSALPVRILVKTLLFLPLNIMRILLPARKEGIALRAFLLTVILNILNAYNNVLNKSGVLSYDTYAITYFILSVITIFFIQSAYLNHSPEPTSFMGKILSSAVVTVVLALGAISYITLFSTDKSIEKEDLVEMNSVKTEIRNGDTNFPPNVRYVLSRPVGPGIFDHKYEILFSKDGLNQTILKEGERYYKNQQLKEAIEKNKKLHKGKSESELEAITLKEMKETNLPLSSRLFRIAGEFYIHYDFVIGQTRYEVGFAYAEFRQVIHDVARWLILIILGTTIFILIAFPILLRVSLIHPLNNLLSGVEKVNHGDLNVNVPIKTMDEIGFLSLSFNSMVDSIRGAREQLQEHADHLEEKVEERTKEVQEKMEEVQRLKIQQDGDYFLTSLLAKPLFYNANKSSKVNTSFLIRQKKYFEFRNKQGELGGDICLTGNLRLGTPDNYKKFTMAMNGDAMGKSMQGAGGSLVMGVVMNSIMARSAANKRVLSKTPEEWLTETYTEIHSVFKSFDGTMVISATVALIDDETGEMFYWNAEHPFSVLYRDGKASFLEDTLELRKLGLDSEFEFKVKKFQLHPGDLIILASDGRDDLLLDIQNNKRVINEDENVFLDVVERSHGEIKSIEKNIRSIGEVIDDLSILRIGFQEVNAPAIDQREDRNDFADKVVLQSLYKEGKELYRNGEAQKAISILLDAYATDNNNQKLNKLLGLISFKEKDYPLAVKVLSKYLSQDPDTAELWYYLSIAEKRIGNLAQSLEAAMMVNQMQPMNVQNLVHLSDLNRLLGNREEAIGFTKSVEEIDPDNKNIRKLKKLLEMD; this is translated from the coding sequence ATGGAAGCCTCCATTCTATTCTCCCATCATGCAAGCGGCGTCTTCTCTCTGTTCCTCTTAACCTTCGTTCTAAGTGGATTCTTGGTATTCAATAAGCACAGGTCTTTACCCACATATTATTTAATCCTAATGTATCTGGGATATGGGACCATGTTTTTTGGTTATTTTCTTTCTTACTCCATATTCAGTCCATTAGCAGCCTATCATAGATATCTTACAGTTTTTGTAATCTTCGGGATTGTAGGTTTTATAGGCTTCTGTTATCATTTCCCGAGAAATATTTATCCTAGAGAATCCAAGATCATCATCCCTTTATCATTGGTGATCGCACTCGCGGCATGGATCCATTTCATTCTGAAAACAGCGGGAATGGAAAAAATTTATCTATTTTCTGCTCACCATTATAGTTTCGATTTTGGAAAAGAAGCGAGTTTTGCAATTCTTCTCTGCTTCATTATCAGCACAGTTATTCTAATCAGAAAGATCATTTACTTTTCTCGTTATACGGGAATATTCCAAAGATGGAATACTGCAGTAAGCTCTTCGGCTCTTCCTGTTCGTATATTGGTTAAAACCCTACTCTTTCTTCCTTTAAATATTATGAGAATCTTGCTTCCTGCCAGAAAGGAAGGGATCGCGCTAAGAGCATTCTTACTCACAGTGATCTTAAATATACTAAATGCATATAATAACGTGCTGAATAAGTCTGGAGTTCTATCATACGACACGTATGCGATCACATATTTTATCTTATCTGTAATCACAATATTTTTCATACAGAGTGCTTATCTAAATCATTCTCCAGAACCTACAAGTTTTATGGGAAAGATCCTCTCAAGTGCTGTGGTCACTGTTGTATTAGCGTTAGGAGCCATCAGTTATATCACCTTATTCTCCACAGATAAATCCATCGAGAAAGAAGATTTAGTGGAGATGAACTCTGTCAAAACCGAAATCCGTAACGGAGACACAAATTTTCCTCCGAACGTAAGATACGTTTTATCTCGCCCGGTTGGCCCAGGCATATTCGATCATAAATATGAGATCTTATTTTCCAAAGATGGCTTGAACCAAACGATTTTGAAAGAAGGAGAAAGGTATTATAAAAACCAACAGCTCAAGGAGGCTATCGAGAAGAATAAAAAATTACATAAAGGAAAATCTGAATCCGAATTAGAGGCGATCACCCTAAAAGAAATGAAAGAAACAAATCTTCCTTTAAGCTCCAGACTTTTCAGGATAGCAGGAGAATTTTATATTCATTATGATTTCGTGATAGGACAAACTAGATACGAAGTTGGATTCGCATATGCAGAATTCAGACAAGTTATCCACGATGTCGCTCGTTGGTTAATACTGATCATCCTTGGAACAACAATTTTTATATTAATAGCATTCCCTATCCTATTAAGAGTAAGTTTGATCCATCCTCTCAATAACCTATTATCCGGAGTGGAAAAGGTTAACCATGGAGATTTAAATGTAAACGTTCCGATCAAAACAATGGATGAGATCGGTTTCTTATCTCTATCATTTAACTCAATGGTAGATTCAATCCGAGGCGCCAGAGAACAATTACAAGAACATGCAGACCATCTAGAAGAAAAGGTAGAAGAACGTACAAAAGAAGTCCAAGAAAAAATGGAAGAAGTCCAAAGACTGAAAATCCAACAAGACGGGGACTATTTCTTAACTTCCCTACTTGCAAAACCTCTCTTCTATAATGCGAACAAGTCTTCTAAAGTAAACACTAGCTTTCTTATCAGGCAAAAAAAATATTTCGAATTTCGGAATAAGCAAGGAGAACTCGGGGGGGATATCTGCTTAACTGGGAATTTAAGATTAGGAACTCCTGATAATTATAAAAAATTCACTATGGCCATGAATGGGGACGCCATGGGAAAATCAATGCAAGGAGCAGGAGGTTCCTTGGTCATGGGAGTTGTGATGAACTCAATCATGGCAAGATCCGCTGCAAACAAGAGAGTCCTATCAAAAACACCGGAAGAATGGCTGACGGAAACCTATACGGAAATCCATTCAGTATTCAAAAGTTTTGATGGGACCATGGTCATCTCCGCGACCGTAGCATTGATCGACGATGAAACAGGAGAGATGTTCTATTGGAACGCAGAACACCCGTTCTCTGTATTATACAGAGATGGCAAAGCTTCTTTCCTAGAAGACACATTAGAACTTCGTAAATTAGGATTGGATTCAGAGTTCGAATTTAAGGTGAAAAAATTCCAACTTCATCCTGGAGATTTGATCATACTGGCGTCGGACGGAAGAGACGATCTATTATTAGACATACAGAATAATAAGAGGGTCATCAACGAAGACGAAAATGTATTCTTAGATGTGGTAGAAAGATCTCACGGAGAGATCAAATCCATTGAAAAAAATATCCGAAGTATTGGAGAAGTCATCGATGACCTTTCTATTCTAAGAATAGGATTCCAAGAAGTAAACGCGCCTGCGATTGATCAAAGAGAAGATCGAAATGACTTCGCAGACAAAGTAGTTTTACAAAGTCTTTATAAAGAAGGAAAAGAATTATATCGTAATGGAGAGGCTCAGAAAGCGATCTCGATCCTTCTGGATGCGTATGCAACAGATAATAATAATCAAAAACTGAACAAACTACTCGGGTTGATCAGCTTTAAAGAAAAAGATTATCCATTAGCTGTAAAAGTGCTCAGCAAATATCTGAGCCAGGATCCGGATACAGCAGAGCTTTGGTATTATCTATCCATTGCAGAAAAGCGAATTGGTAATTTGGCTCAATCCTTAGAAGCAGCAATGATGGTAAACCAAATGCAGCCAATGAATGTACAAAATCTGGTCCATCTTTCTGATCTAAATCGACTTTTAGGAAACAGAGAAGAAGCAATCGGTTTCACAAAATCCGTAGAAGAAATAGATCCGGATAATAAGAATATCCGAAAACTAAAAAAACTTTTAGAGATGGATTAA
- a CDS encoding NmrA family NAD(P)-binding protein has translation MKIFVYGGAGQISSSVISKLLDLGHEVYAGTRNPDAGKKLPGLHWVFADATQASKGTEILEKVERAFFISPPGYTDQYSVLSPWFEKAKTYSLKKVVLMSAMGVEFAPPEAPFRKLEISLENSGVPYTILRPNWFMQNFQTYWLSGILKDKKIFFPAGNAKTSFIHTDDISSSVVSALLNDGFNGKGITLTGKEALTHEEVAEKISKHTGLKVSYIDISPEEFKSGLLQAGVPEDYASFMVFIAGALKDGHSSPILNTVREITGKDPISFDEYAEQNKKVWLN, from the coding sequence ATGAAAATTTTCGTTTATGGCGGAGCAGGACAGATCTCTAGTTCCGTAATTTCTAAACTATTGGATCTAGGACATGAGGTATATGCAGGCACCAGAAATCCAGATGCAGGTAAAAAACTTCCGGGGCTACATTGGGTATTTGCGGATGCAACTCAAGCATCAAAGGGAACTGAAATTTTGGAAAAAGTGGAGAGAGCCTTCTTCATTTCTCCCCCAGGATACACAGACCAATATTCAGTATTAAGTCCTTGGTTTGAAAAAGCTAAAACTTATTCTTTGAAGAAGGTGGTTTTAATGAGTGCGATGGGAGTTGAATTCGCACCTCCTGAGGCTCCATTCAGAAAGTTAGAGATTAGTTTAGAAAATTCTGGAGTTCCTTATACAATTTTAAGACCGAATTGGTTCATGCAAAATTTCCAAACATATTGGCTGTCTGGGATCTTAAAAGATAAGAAAATATTCTTCCCGGCTGGAAATGCAAAAACTAGTTTTATCCATACAGATGATATTTCTTCTTCTGTTGTTTCTGCTCTTTTGAATGACGGGTTCAATGGAAAAGGTATAACGTTGACCGGAAAAGAAGCGCTTACTCATGAAGAAGTAGCCGAAAAAATTTCTAAACATACCGGCTTGAAGGTGAGTTACATAGATATCAGCCCAGAGGAATTTAAGTCCGGCCTTTTACAAGCAGGTGTTCCTGAAGACTATGCAAGTTTTATGGTATTTATTGCTGGAGCACTGAAAGATGGCCATTCTTCTCCTATACTAAATACTGTTCGGGAGATTACAGGAAAGGACCCAATCTCCTTTGATGAGTATGCAGAACAAAACAAAAAGGTTTGGTTAAATTAA